TACAGCTTTCGAATATTCAAAGCTATTTTCTTCAGCAAAGAGCATAATAGCATTCTTTGGCTTAGAATCGCTACCAAAATCGGTTACCACCCAATTGCCATCATTTAGCTTTTTAAGCGATGCGCTCGGGGTGCGTTCATCACGCAGCTTAAAATTTTTCTTGGTATTGGCCTTCGGATACAATTCAAAAATGATATCCAGCCCGCCACTCGTTCTTTCAAGTATCGCATCTGCGATCGTCAATAAATCTCCACTCATGCGTTATTGTTTTTTAAAACGGCAAATCGTCTTCCTCGTTAGTAATGGGCTCGGGGGTAAAGTCTGGCTCCTTAGTCAGCGAACCTTGTGTGTCTTGCAATTCTATCTTCCACGCATCTAAATTTTGGATGTGCCTTTTTTCGCCATCTTTTTCGTAGAACCTTCCTCGTGGAGAAAAGCTCACTTTTATTCTTTGCCCTGGTTGTATGGGCATTAGACTCGCTATTTTATTGTTTGAAACTTGAAGTTTGATTATATTATCAAACTTCTCACCCGTATAAGGATGGTAGGTGGAAGCATCTAAATAAAATTCTTGAACGCTGAAGTTCTCAGTTAGATTTTTAATCTCTCCTTTTTTAAGTAAAATTCCCGTTATGTCCATTTTATTGCTAATTTTTAATTTTCTATTATCTCTTTTTCAGAATATCCATTTTGTTTAAAAAACGATATTGAT
This Ornithobacterium rhinotracheale DNA region includes the following protein-coding sequences:
- a CDS encoding DUF3127 domain-containing protein; the encoded protein is MDITGILLKKGEIKNLTENFSVQEFYLDASTYHPYTGEKFDNIIKLQVSNNKIASLMPIQPGQRIKVSFSPRGRFYEKDGEKRHIQNLDAWKIELQDTQGSLTKEPDFTPEPITNEEDDLPF